A window of Lagopus muta isolate bLagMut1 chromosome 14, bLagMut1 primary, whole genome shotgun sequence contains these coding sequences:
- the CSF1R gene encoding macrophage colony-stimulating factor 1 receptor gives MGPGDVGPGLLLLLLTTPAVWHGSASPVISPDISALVVNVGDPVLLRCSGESEVKWYPEKFANHTSSVLSIPRTTHRDTGTYRCAHVNSSDKGVASVHLYVRDPSNVWYVPYFRISVTKGGNAEFPCFITAPEYGSSVTLIRNDGSKLSPGANYSFSAEKGITLYHVEHEQKGQYQCQTVVNGKIEKSSRIRLIVVEGQEKPVQVMVDPADHVRIVGEPFEVTCVVTAPSHKYDIKWVTATNSVKSNGKPDISDGNYIINDTLSIPAVTMEDSGKYTCIANNSAGFKNASTMLRVVERGYVILTPVQAMNQEVAEGDSLQLQVHIEAYPKLLHWHWEHMNSLKNPGSNKLKSEMVPKNNWYNNTLFLDHLEEEEKGLYTFYALNSEANSSVTFSVSVKAPPRICSVRVSASDSSELLCTATGYPAPRIEWYQCPTHSDRYEDYELLLNDSSPRVVNTLPFQEVEVESTFPFQDLGTNFTFCCVAVNSKGSTSDILHSVLKSVMAPPNQIFSPILTTCMCTSVLLLLLLLFLLYKYNQKPKYQVRWKIIEACEGNNYIFIDPTQLPYNEKWEFPRNNLQFGKTLGAGAFGKVVEATAFGLGKEDSVLKVAVKMLKSTADTDEQEALMSELKIMSHLGHHENIVNLLGACTYGGPILVITEYCRYGDLLNFLRKKAEYIIIQDSALDTSLDSTADYKNIDLEKKYIRSDSGFASQGLETYVEMRPISSSSSSASSDSAQSRGKSSEEDESREDLRPLNLSDLLQFSSQVAQGMAFLASKNCIHRDLAARNVLVSDGRVAKICDFGLARDIMNDSNYVVKGNARLPVKWMAPESIFDCIYTVQSDVWSYGILLWEIFSLGKSPYPGMAVNSKFYSMVKRGYQMARPDFAPLEMYSIMQACWSLEPTQRPTFDQICCFIQKELDLQKEQDYTNLPSTAEEDSGCDTSGCCEESCEQEESGQPLLKGNNYQFC, from the exons ATGGGTCCTGGGGATGTGGGTCctggcctgctgctgctgctgctgaccacaCCTGCAGTCTGGCACG GCTCAGCATCCCCTGTGATCAGCCCTGATATCTCTGCTCTGGTTGTCAACGTGGGTGATCCAGTCCTCCTGCGCTGCTCAGGAGAGTCAGAAGTTAAATGGTACCCTGAAAAGTTTGCCAACCATACAAGCAGCGTACTCAGTATTCCCAGGACCACTCACAGAGACACAGGCACCTATAGGTGTGCTCATGTCAACAGCAGCGACAAGGGTGTTGCATCTGTGCATCTGTACGTGCGAG ATCCCAGTAATGTGTGGTACGTCCCATATTTCCGGATCTCTGTGACCAAAGGTGGAAATGCTGAGTTCCCCTGCTTCATCACTGCTCCCGAGTATGGATCCAGCGTGACTCTGATAAGGAATGATGGCTCTAAGCTCTCACCTGGAGCCAACTACTCTTTCAGTGCTGAGAAGGGAATAACGCTTTATCATGTGGAGCACGAGCAGAAGGGCCAATACCAGTGCCAAACAGTGGTAAATGGAAAAATAGAGAAGTCATCAAGAATAAGACTGATTGTGGTTGAAG GACAAGAGAAGCCTGTGCAGGTAATGGTGGACCCTGCAGACCACGTGCGAATTGTGGGTGAACCTTTTGAAGTCACTTGTGTAGTAACTGCTCCTTCCCATAAGTATGACATCAAATGGGTAACAGCAACAAACAGT GTTAAGAGTAATGGAAAGCCTGACATAAGTGATGGGAACTACATCATCAATGACACCCTGTCAATTCCTGCAGTGACCATGGAAGACAGTGGGAAATACACTTGCATAGCTAACAATTCAGCAGGATTCAAGAATGCCTCCACAATGCTGCGGGTGGTGG AAAGAGGGTATGTGATCCTGACCCCAGTGCAAGCCATGAACCAAGAAGTTGCTGAAGGAGACAGTTTGCAACTCCAGGTCCATATTGAGGCATATCCAAAGCTTCTCCACTGGCACTGGGAGCACATGAATTCACTGAAGAACCCTGGGAGCAACAAACTCAAAAGCGAAATGGTCCCTAAAAACAACTG GTATAACAACACGCTCTTCCTGGATCatctggaggaagaagagaaaggtcTCTATACGTTTTATGCTCTGAACAGTGAGGCCAACTCATCAGTTACTTTCAGTGTATCTGTGAAAG CTCCTCCAAGGATTTGCAGTGTCAGGGTATCAGCTAGTGACTCcagtgagctgctctgcacagccacCGGCTACCCTGCCCCACGCATTGAGTGGTACCAGTGCCCCACTCACTCTGACAG ATATGAGGATTATGAGCTGCTTCTGAATGACTCCAGTCCCCGTGTGGTGAATACACTGCCCTTCCaagaggtggaggtggagagCACCTTCCCGTTCCAGGATCTAGGGACCAATTTCACCTTCTGCTGTGTGGCTGTTAACAGCAAGGGGAGCACCTCTGACATTCTTCACTCAGTCTTGA AGAGTGTCATGGCTCCCCCAAACCAGATCTTCAGTCCCATTCTCACCACCTGCATGTGCACATCGGtcttgctgctcctgctgctcctcttcctcctctacaAGTACAACCAG AAACCTAAGTACCAGGTGCGGTGGAAGATCATTGAGGCCTGTGAAGGGAATAACTACATCTTTATTGATCCCACTCAGCTGCCATACAATGAGAAATGGGAGTTTCCCAGGAATAACCTCCAGTTTG GAAAGACTCTTGGAGCTGGAGCTTTTGGAAAAGTGGTAGAAGCCACTGCTTTTGGACTGGGAAAAGAAGATTCAGTCCTCAAAGTGGCCGTGAAGATGCTGAAAT CAACAGCAGACACGGATGAGCAGGAGGCTCTCATGTCTGAGCTGAAGATCATGAGCCATTTGGGACACCATGAGAACATTGTAAACCTGCTGGGAGCGTGTACCTATGGAG GTCCAATTCTTGTCATCACTGAGTACTGTCGCTATGGAGATCTGCTGAATTTCCTGCGGAAGAAGGCTGAATACATAATTATCCAGGACTCAGCTCTGGACACCTCTTTGGACAGCACTGCTGATTACAAAAACATTGACCTGGAGAAGAAATACATCCGCAG TGACAGTGGCTTTGCGAGCCAGGGTTTGGAAACTTATGTTGAAATGAGGCCcatatcatcatcatcatcttcagcATCATCAGATTCTGCACAATCCAGGG GGAAAAGCTCAGAGGAAGATGAAAGCAGAGAGGACCTCCGGCCCCTTAACCTCTCTGACCTGCTTCAGTTCTCCAGCCAGGTGGCTCAGGGCATGGCATTCCTTGCATCAAAGAAT TGTATCCACCGTGACTTAGCAGCCAGGAATGTGCTCGTGTCAGATGGACGGGTAGCCAAGATCTGTGACTTTGGCCTGGCCCGTGACATCATGAATGACTCAAACTACGTTGTAAAAGGCAAT GCCCGCCTGCCCGTGAAGTGGATGGCCCCAGAGAGCATCTTTGACTGTATTTATACAGTGCAGAGTGATGTGTGGTCTTATGGCATTCTTCTCTGGGAGATCTTCTCCCTTg GTAAAAGTCCCTATCCTGGCATGGCAGTGAACAGCAAGTTCTACAGCATGGTGAAGCGGGGCTATCAGATGGCCAGGCCTGACTTTGCTCCCTTGGAAAT GTATAGCATCATGCAGGCGTGCTGGAGCCTGGAGCCCACACAGAGACCTACGTTTGACCAGATCTGCTGCTTTATTCAGAAAGAACTGGATTTGCAAAAGGAACAG GACTACACAAACCTCCCTTCAACTGCTGAGGAAGACAGTGGCTGTGATACCTCTGGCTGCTGTGAGGAGTCCTGTGAACAAGAGGAGAGTGGGCAGCCCCTTCTCAAAGGCAACAACTATCAGTTCTGTTAG